Below is a genomic region from Geoglobus acetivorans.
GGCTCACGCCAGATCTGGACTTTGTGGAGATTGATGTTGGGGATACCGAGTGTCCGCAGTGCAGCAGTCCGCTGAAAAGCGTTTTCATGGTGGCAGGAATGGCCCTCGTAGGGCTGATTTTTGAAATGAAGGTTTTCAATGCTCAGAGCGAAGAGCATGCTGCAAAGATTGCAAAATCCGAGATTGGAAAAAGGCTTCAGAGGGTTCCGCTGGAGGTGATTGAGGTCAGGAGGATTTAAATACTTATTTTTGAGGTCCTCCTTATTCATACATAGCATTTTACCAGATTCATGGTTTTTTCAATCAATGAAATGGCAACTCATCTCATATATCTGACAGAAACCTCAACTTTTATATATTTCTCAATTTAAATTCTGAAAAATATAGAAAAAATTCGTGAGTGCGGGGGAAACAAAATGTTTAGGAAATTTAAAAATACTATGTCAAAAAAGAAGAGTATCGATCTTGACAATCTGAAAAAATATTCAATAGCTACTGAAAAATGGCTTTACCACTATTTTAAAATCGGATTTACTATAAGCTCCAACATAAACGACGAGGAATTGCCCCAATATCTATCTAATTTGGAGAGAAAAGTGCTCGAGTTTTGTTTAGGTGTTTTGGTCTCAAAAGACGGCGCCGAAACGAAAGATGGTCTCTATTATTTTGGGAATTTAGGCAAAAATGTAAGTGTTGTTACCCGCGAATTGAACAAGAACGAATATGAAATTTTAGTAAGATTTCCCGATATGCTCGATGAAGACTATGAACGACCAAAAGGAGCTTTCGTTAGATATGCTTATCCAGACGAAAGAGAATACAAATTTTCTCCAATCCAAAGTCTAATAGCTGCAAGAATTTTACCTGAAATTGAGAAGTATTTGTGCATGCTTTTTAATGTCGAACCGCACCAAGTATACGACTATTACTATCTTGACGAGAGGGGTTTACCGTATGTAACACAATTCGATGGAGTGCAGTTTTTAGATTATTCCCTTGAAAAAAGGCTTAGATTGCACTTTGATCTTCCTGAACTCGAAAGACAAATATTTGGTTCATCATTCGAAAAATACGTTAAGCACATTTTAGACAAAAAAGAGGACGATGAGTATATGATGGAATACTGTTCAAAAGTAGAAAAACTTATCAGAAACTACATATAGCATCGTATTTATGTCCTAACGCAATCAATTATTAATTCAAAAATTTTTGATATTTTTAAGTATACTTTCTGACAACATAATGGGACTTAAAAATAAATTGAAAGTGGACTCGCCGGGATTTGAACCCGGGGCCTCCGCATTGCGAATGCGGCGCTCTGCCTCTGAGCTACGAGCCCCCCAAGAGTCTGGTATGGTTTCGGATTAATATATATTGCGGGTTTGATTTTGGTTGTGTGGAACATCTGTTATATCTGTTAGGGAGCTCATGCAAGAATCTTTACGATGATCAGGCTTATTTCGAAGAACAGGACCATTGGGACACCGACCATAAGCTGGGTAAACACATCAGGAGGCGTTATTATTGCAGCCAGCGTAAAGAAGATTACGTAGAAATGTCTTCTGTAGTACTTGAATGTGTCGAGTCTGGCAAGCCCGTTTTTAACAGTAACATACATGAAGAGGGGCATCTGAAATATCAATCCAAAGACGGCGAGCATCATGACAACAAAGCTGATAAATTCGGCAATAGAGTACATGGCAAGCACTCCCTGGCCCTGTGCACTCTCGTACAGAAACTGAAGAAAGAGCGGCAGCATCAGGACGTATCCGTAGGCGACACCTGATATGAACAGGATCACGGCAAGGGATGCGTAGATGATAACTCTTGTCCGCGAAAGCTCAATGTTTGATAAAATTTCAGTCCTCTCCTTCAGTGTCTGGTATGTCAGGTAAATTATGTAGGGCAGTGCAACCACAACGCCGAGGATTATTGAAATCTTCAGTCTGAGCATCATCACCTCAAGCGGAGCCTGATAAATCAGTTCGGCTCCTTCAGGGAGGAGGTCCATCTTTATTTTCTCTATTATCTCGTTTGAGAGTGTGGCGAAGGATATTCCCCAGACGACAGCGATGATTATGAAAATCCTCATCAGTTTTACTCTTAAATTTGCAAGAACCTCTGCAACTTCTGTTACGGTGATCTCTGACATCTGGTCTGACATCTGTCTGGCTGTTTCACTTCAGAGTATAAAAAGTGTTTGAACTGCAGTTAAAATTTAAGTATGATTAATTTCTTATCGATTATTCATGAAAGAACTTGAAGAACTTCTCTCGGAACTTGATGGTATGGACATAGACCCGCATTCGGGAAAGCTTTTCGCCTACATATATGAAACGGGTGATGAAAGACTGCGAGAACTGGCTCTTGAAGTTTTGAAAAGGTTCTACAACAAAAACATCCTCGACTTCACGGTATTCAGGAGCGCAATATTCTTTGAAAGAGAGGTGATAAACTTCTGCAAAACTCTTCTCAATGCGGATGAAAATGCGGTGGGAACGTTTACATATGGTGGAACTGAGAGCATAATGCTTGCTGTTCTCTCTGCAAGAAATTATTTCAGAAAGAGGAATGGTGACAAAACTCCCGAAATGGTTGTGCCGTTCACGATCCACCCCTCTTTTATCAAGTCTGCCCATTATTTTGGTCTGAAGGTCAGAATGGTTGACATTGATGAAAATTGCAAGGCAGACGTGGATGCTGTAAACTCTGCTGTGAATGAGAATACGGCCCTTATAGCTCTTTCAGCACCAAACTGGCCCTACGGGACTGTTGATCCGGTCAAGGCTGTGGCTGAAATTGCTGAAGATAGCAATGTGCTGCTTCATGTTGATGCCTGTCTGGGCGGATTCATACTGCCCTTCTTTGAAAAGCTTGGTGAACGGGTGGAAAAATTCGATTTCAGAGTTGAAGGGGTTACGTCGGTCTCGATAGACGCACACAAGTATGGGTACACACCCAAGGGGGCTTCGTCCGTAATTTTCAGAAATGCCGAGCTTAAAAAGCATGCCATCTTCGTCGATACCGCAAATCCCGGTTACGTTTTTGTCAACCCGGCGGTGCTGTCTTCAAGGTCTGTGGGTCCACTTGCATCTGCATTCGCCGTAATGGCGTATCTCGGGATGGAGGGCTATCTGAACCTCGCCAGAAAAATCCTTTCAGCACGGGATAAAATTTACAGGGGAATGAGAGACCTCGGTTTTGAAAGCGTTGGTCCAATCGAATCTCAGGTGCTCTCCCTTTACAGCGAGAGTGTGGACATTCTCGGTTTCATGGAGGGTATGAGAAAAAGAGGGTGGCACTTCCACCTTCAGAGGGGTGTGGAGAAATTCGGCATAAAGCCAAACATTCACCTGACAGTCTCACCCGTACACGATAGGACTGCGGAGGATTTCGTCAGAGATGCAGGGGAGGCTGTGAATGAAAGAGGTTCTATAAATGCTGAAGAGCTTTTCAAAAAGATTGCGGAAGGAAAGATTCAGGAACTTCTGAATGAGTTCCGGGAAGGAAAGATTGACTCAAGCATGGCACCGCTTCTTCTTGAGCAGTTAGACGAGGAAATGGCAAATGAAATCGTCAAGGAACTGGTGGTGGGATGGTATCGGTGAGAAAAACCTTGCTCCTTGCAGGCCTCGTGCTCATAACATTTGCCTCCCAGGCAATCTGGGTAACGTTCTCTCCGGTAACGACCCTGGTTGCCCGGAATCTCGGAGTTTCTGCTGAACTTGTTGGTTATCTGGCAGTAACATACCCTCTCTTCTTTCTGATTCTGACGGTTCCCTCGGGAATTCTCCTCGACAGAAACTTCAGGCTGTGGCTTCTGTTTGGCACAGTTATGACGTTCATCGGTGGTGCGGGAAGACTTCTGGATTACACAAATTATTTCTGGCTCCTTCTGTGCCAGCTTTTTTCTGCAACCGGCCAGCCATTCCTTCTGAATGCGTTCGTTCCCTTTGCATCCAGGATGTATGCTGAAAGGAGGTCTGTGGTTATATCAGTGCTGAGTCTTTCCATGTATCTCGGTACAGTTTTCTCTCTCCTGGTTGGATACGAGTTTTACGCAGATGGCGGTTTGTTTGCCCTTATTTCGCCTCCTGCTATGCTTTCAGCTATCGGCTTTGCATTATTTGTCTCTGGCTACAGGGTGCTTGATTCTGTCTCAGTTGATCAGCGTGCATTCAGGTTTTCTGACGTTGTCGGGAGAAAGGACCTGTGGATAATTGGAATAATCCTCGGACTTGGGGTTGCTGCATTTGACAACCTCGCAACATGGCTTCAGCCGGCTCTTGAATCCGTGAAGCTCGGTGAGATTGCAGGAGATGCCGTAGCAGTTTCGATCGTTCTCGGTCTTGTTGGTGTGGCTCTCATTCCAGGATTCATCTCCGCTAAAAATGCGAGAACCCGGTACATGAGATGTGTGGTTCCACTTATTGCCGGATTCTTTGTCATACTTGCCATCCTTCCATCGAAGCTGCTGGTCTTCGTCTTTCTGGGACTTGCAGGATTGCTTATGCTCCCGGCATATCCCCTTATAATGGACTGGATAGGTTACTTCCATGAAAAGAGAATACAGGGTAGTGCCACGGGGTTTGTAGGGCTTGTTAGCAGAGCAATATCGGTTATGCTGATGTTCATTGCTCCGTACTTTATTTACAGTGCAAGGGCTTACTTCACCTTCCTGGCTTCAGTCGTAACAATTGCTTTCGTCTTTACGATGATTCTCCCCGATGACAGAAAAATGGAAAAAAATCATTCATAAACTTTTTCAAATTCTTTATACCAGTCCATTGCGTCCTTTTCGTAGTCTCTGTCTTTTGATGGTATGTCGAGCATTTTGTATGCTTCATGCTGTATCAGGAGCTTCATGATTTCATTGCTTCCTGTCCAGATCGGGGCAAGACGCATGTCCCTGAGCATCCTCTCCACCGGATAGACCTGCGTGTATCCAATTCCTCCGAGAATCTGCATGGCGTTGTTTATGATCTCCCAGCCAAAGTCTGTTGCAATCATTTTTGCCTCACTCACAAGCCTTCTCGGATCCATGCTGCTCCTTCCAGCGTCGTATTCATCAACGGCCTTCGCTGCCGTGTAAACCAGCGATCTGGCAGAATCAAGCTTTGCCACGCTTTCAGCAACCTTGAAGCTCACACCCTGAAACTCTCTTATCTTTCTTCCGAATGCCTTTCTCTTGGCTGAATATCTCATGGCGATTTCGATACCCGCTCTCGCAAGCCCCAGAGCTCCGGCAGCAGATGTCAACCTTTCAGGAATCATCATTCTGTTGAATATCACCCTTGCGTTGTTGACCTCGCCGACCCGGTACTCATCCGGGACTTCCACATCGTTGAAGGCTATTCTTGCCGTACCCATGCCTCTGAACCCCATGAGGTTGTGCAGGTCTTCGATCTCCACGCCCATATCCCTCTCAACCAGAAAAGCGGTCATGGCCTTGTGTCCGGGGGCGTTTGGATCTGTTCTTGCGTATATGAGGTAGAAATCGGCGACCTTTCCACCGGCTATGAATCTCTTTGCTCCGTTCAGGATCCATTTGTTGCCCCTCTTTTCGGCTCTGGTTGTCGTGCCGAAGAAATCACTTCCGCCTCTCGGCTCTGTAAGTCCTTCTGCGGCGATCTTCTTCCCCTTTATGATTGGTTTGAGGAACTCCTCTTTCTGCCACTCCTGACCAAAGCGGTATATTGCCTCTCCCACAATGCTGATCATGGAGTAGGCACATCCAAGCCCCATACCGAGAACGCCAACCTCCTCGACAGCCACGCTTTCTGCAAGCCATGTCAATCCCCGTCCTCCGTACTCTTCCGGAAACCTCAATCCGAGAAGGCCTTTTTCTCCTGCATCTCTTATGAAGTCGAGGGGGTAATCCACCTCGTCCCTGTCCATCTTCCTGAGCAGTTCCGGATCAACAGAGCTTGCAAACCCCTTTACCTCCTCTCTCAGCTTTACAATCTCCTCGTCAAGGAAAAAGTTGTTCTCCAGCAACACTACCACCCCAGCCTGTTTTTAAGCTCAAGCTTGCTTATTTTACCCGTACTAGTAAGAGGCATTTCATCAACAAATACGATTTCGTCCGGAATCCACCATTTGGCTATTCTCCCCTCTTCAGCGGCCTTTTTGAGGTATTCTGTTACAGCACTTTTTTCAATTTCTTTGTAGGCTTTTATAACTGCTACTGGTCTTTCATCCCATTTTTCGTCCCTCTTACCGACAACGGCGACAAGCTCCACACCGTCAACCTCCGAAATCACGCTTTCGAGAATGCTCGTTGGAATCCACTCTCCACCACTTTTTATGGCGTCTTTAAACCTGTCGAGTATCTTGATACCACCATCCGGCATCTCAATACCTATGTCTCCGGTGATGAACCACCCGTCTTCCGTGTAGCTTTCCCTCGTCTTCTGCTCATCCCTGTAATATTCCATCGGAAGCCAGGGTGCCCTGAAGAGAATTTCCCCCATCTCTGAGTTTTCAAATTTCTTTATCTTAAACTCTGCAAATGGCACCGGGTGTGTAATCTCCCTCAGCATATCTTCGCTTTTGGTGTAGGATGTGTAAATCGAAATTGAGGCTGCAAGCATGTCTGTGGCCCCATATATCATCGAGAACCCTATGTTTCGCTCTTTCATTTTTTCTGCAAGCTTTTTCGTAACCGCACTCCCTCCGACAAGAGCCTTGATGTTGCCAAAATCCTGGCTGCTCTCAATGAGCATGTGCACCATCGTTGGAACGGCGTTTATCCATGTGGCTCCCTCGTTATTTATGGTCTCCACCACTGCACCTGGCTCAAATTTTCCTCCCAGAACCAGTTTCAGTCCCAGATATGGGGCTATGAAGACTGAACCCCATGAGACTATGTGGTACATCGGAATCTGTGGAAATATGACATCATTCCGGGTTAGCTTTGCAGGGGTTTCCTGGGTTGTAAGCTGAGTGGCGATGCTCAAAGCACCATCTATGAATTTCTCGTGGCTGTACTTTACTGCCTTGGGCAGACCGGTGGTACCGCTGGTAAACATTATAACCGCATCATCCTGCTGTTCTGTCGTATCCAGTATTTTCTCCCCTCTTCCAACCTCGTCAATGCTTATGGGTCTGCCATCAAATTTTTTGGTGAGCAATTCGAAATCCCTGGAGAATATCAGGGTCCTTGCATCTGACCTTTCAAGCGTGTACAGTATCTGTTCAGGAGGAAGCCTGATGTTTACGGGATAAACAATTCCACCTGCAATCGGGATGGCATACACAAGCTTCATGAATTCGAGGGTGTTCCAGTCCGCAACAGCAACAACTTCTCCTTTTTTCAAACCGAGTTCTTCCTTAAGCCAGCCAGCAAGTTTCAGAACATCCTCGAAAAGCTCTCTGTAATTCGTTCTGCCCTCAGGGCCTACAACCTCGACATCCGAAAAGAGTTTCGAGGCTCTTTCCAGCAGGTTACCAAAAGTTCTCATGGACGTAAAGTTATACTGCCAGTATTTAACATTTGTTATAATCAATAATTTACAACACGGAACATGCCGGAAAGCTTGGAAAATCAGCAGAATGTGCGGTCAGCCAGCCTCTTCAAGTATTTTCTCGACTATTCTCCTGCCAATGAGCTTTTCAGCAATACTTCTTTTTTCATGTAAGTCTTCTATGTTTTTAATCCCTGCATTGAGCAGTTTTCTTGCTCTCTTCCTTCCGACCCACTTCAGCCTTACAAGCTCGACGAGGTCTTCTTTCACCCCATGCTTTACCCTTTCTTCAAGCTTTGAGGTTCTTGCAGTCATCGGATTCTCCATGAATTCGAGCATTTTTGTCAGAGCGTGGAGGAGCCATTCGGCAGTCTCGACTATCCTTCTGACGTCTCCCGGAGCGATGCCGTATTTTCCGCAGATGACATCTTCATCTCTCTCGTTTATCCAGTCGTAGAGCATGAGCGCCGTTTTGAATTCTTTAAGGAACCAGTCATATTCTGAAGAGTAGTATGAGGGAAAGTATGTAAGCTCCTCCTTGAAAAATCCGGCTTCGTCTTCTATCCAGTCGTCGCTTTTTCTGAGGTAAAGCAGCTCCATATCCGGTGTTCTGCATATCAGATGAAGGATTGCCATGTCTGTGAGCTCGGAAAACCTTTTTCCAGCTTCTTTGAATATGAAGCCTGTTAATGGATCAATATACAGTCTGGATACGAGCTTTCCCATCTCTGTTGCGACAAGACTTCCATCGGCATTTACGAAGTCCCACTTAACGAGCTGGAGGATTATCCTCTTTATTTCCCACTTCATCGTGAACTCGTTTTGATGTGCAAAGAACGTTGAGGAAAAGAAACTCTCGATTTCATCCTCGCTGTTTGCAATCTCCTCTGCAATGATGCTGAGGGTGTGAAACCTAAGATGGTTTTCACTTCCAAGCTTGGAGGTGACCTTCTCAGGTTCGCCCATTACGAATCTTTTAATCAATTCAAGAGCTTCGTTTTTCGTTTTTGATATTATCAGCGCTTCACCATGGCTGTCAAGCCCCGGCCTTCCAGCTCTTCCTGCCATCTGCTTGTATTCGCTTACATTGATAAACACGTTTCCCATTCCCGATTCGTATCTTCTTATTCCCTTGATTATGACTCTCCTTGCAGGCAGATTCACTCCTGCAGCCAGTGTTGGCGTTGCGGTTACTACCTTTATCCTGCCTTTTTTGAAGCCCTCTTCAACGATCTCTCTCTGATATCCAAGCAGGCCAGCGTGGTGAAATGCAGTTCCAAATCTAACGCACCTGGCAAGCTTGTTGCTCATCTCTCCGTCATTTTCAAGCAGAATCTCCTCGGAAAGTTCAGGATTCTCGTCTGAATATTCTCTGACAACAGGGATGAGTTTTTCCGCAAGACTCTCTGCATACCTCCTCGTGGATTCGAATATGAGAACCTGACCGCCATCCGAAAGGGTTTCCTTAACA
It encodes:
- a CDS encoding DUF555 domain-containing protein — translated: MPDYLVVLQGAWVVRKAKSVTDAMNIAVAEAGKRLTPDLDFVEIDVGDTECPQCSSPLKSVFMVAGMALVGLIFEMKVFNAQSEEHAAKIAKSEIGKRLQRVPLEVIEVRRI
- the tatC gene encoding twin-arginine translocase subunit TatC, yielding MSDQMSEITVTEVAEVLANLRVKLMRIFIIIAVVWGISFATLSNEIIEKIKMDLLPEGAELIYQAPLEVMMLRLKISIILGVVVALPYIIYLTYQTLKERTEILSNIELSRTRVIIYASLAVILFISGVAYGYVLMLPLFLQFLYESAQGQGVLAMYSIAEFISFVVMMLAVFGLIFQMPLFMYVTVKNGLARLDTFKYYRRHFYVIFFTLAAIITPPDVFTQLMVGVPMVLFFEISLIIVKILA
- a CDS encoding pyridoxal phosphate-dependent decarboxylase family protein encodes the protein MKELEELLSELDGMDIDPHSGKLFAYIYETGDERLRELALEVLKRFYNKNILDFTVFRSAIFFEREVINFCKTLLNADENAVGTFTYGGTESIMLAVLSARNYFRKRNGDKTPEMVVPFTIHPSFIKSAHYFGLKVRMVDIDENCKADVDAVNSAVNENTALIALSAPNWPYGTVDPVKAVAEIAEDSNVLLHVDACLGGFILPFFEKLGERVEKFDFRVEGVTSVSIDAHKYGYTPKGASSVIFRNAELKKHAIFVDTANPGYVFVNPAVLSSRSVGPLASAFAVMAYLGMEGYLNLARKILSARDKIYRGMRDLGFESVGPIESQVLSLYSESVDILGFMEGMRKRGWHFHLQRGVEKFGIKPNIHLTVSPVHDRTAEDFVRDAGEAVNERGSINAEELFKKIAEGKIQELLNEFREGKIDSSMAPLLLEQLDEEMANEIVKELVVGWYR
- a CDS encoding MFS transporter, whose translation is MVSVRKTLLLAGLVLITFASQAIWVTFSPVTTLVARNLGVSAELVGYLAVTYPLFFLILTVPSGILLDRNFRLWLLFGTVMTFIGGAGRLLDYTNYFWLLLCQLFSATGQPFLLNAFVPFASRMYAERRSVVISVLSLSMYLGTVFSLLVGYEFYADGGLFALISPPAMLSAIGFALFVSGYRVLDSVSVDQRAFRFSDVVGRKDLWIIGIILGLGVAAFDNLATWLQPALESVKLGEIAGDAVAVSIVLGLVGVALIPGFISAKNARTRYMRCVVPLIAGFFVILAILPSKLLVFVFLGLAGLLMLPAYPLIMDWIGYFHEKRIQGSATGFVGLVSRAISVMLMFIAPYFIYSARAYFTFLASVVTIAFVFTMILPDDRKMEKNHS
- a CDS encoding acyl-CoA dehydrogenase family protein yields the protein MLENNFFLDEEIVKLREEVKGFASSVDPELLRKMDRDEVDYPLDFIRDAGEKGLLGLRFPEEYGGRGLTWLAESVAVEEVGVLGMGLGCAYSMISIVGEAIYRFGQEWQKEEFLKPIIKGKKIAAEGLTEPRGGSDFFGTTTRAEKRGNKWILNGAKRFIAGGKVADFYLIYARTDPNAPGHKAMTAFLVERDMGVEIEDLHNLMGFRGMGTARIAFNDVEVPDEYRVGEVNNARVIFNRMMIPERLTSAAGALGLARAGIEIAMRYSAKRKAFGRKIREFQGVSFKVAESVAKLDSARSLVYTAAKAVDEYDAGRSSMDPRRLVSEAKMIATDFGWEIINNAMQILGGIGYTQVYPVERMLRDMRLAPIWTGSNEIMKLLIQHEAYKMLDIPSKDRDYEKDAMDWYKEFEKVYE
- a CDS encoding AMP-binding protein, yielding MRTFGNLLERASKLFSDVEVVGPEGRTNYRELFEDVLKLAGWLKEELGLKKGEVVAVADWNTLEFMKLVYAIPIAGGIVYPVNIRLPPEQILYTLERSDARTLIFSRDFELLTKKFDGRPISIDEVGRGEKILDTTEQQDDAVIMFTSGTTGLPKAVKYSHEKFIDGALSIATQLTTQETPAKLTRNDVIFPQIPMYHIVSWGSVFIAPYLGLKLVLGGKFEPGAVVETINNEGATWINAVPTMVHMLIESSQDFGNIKALVGGSAVTKKLAEKMKERNIGFSMIYGATDMLAASISIYTSYTKSEDMLREITHPVPFAEFKIKKFENSEMGEILFRAPWLPMEYYRDEQKTRESYTEDGWFITGDIGIEMPDGGIKILDRFKDAIKSGGEWIPTSILESVISEVDGVELVAVVGKRDEKWDERPVAVIKAYKEIEKSAVTEYLKKAAEEGRIAKWWIPDEIVFVDEMPLTSTGKISKLELKNRLGW
- a CDS encoding DEAD/DEAH box helicase — encoded protein: MDVEELEPFISKFGVDVLRKRGINELYPPQKEAVEKGIFSDRNFVIAIPTASGKTLIAELAMVHETIKGGKCLYTVPLKALASEKFKEFKKWEEIGLRVAISTGDYESKDDWLGEADIIVTTSEKADSLIRNQAGWIRKISMLVIDEAHLIDSARRGAVIEILVAKLRKINPSARIIALSATIPNADEIAEWLDAELLTSEWRPVPLYEGVFYPGKVLRINDGRVTEIKAGKNLESLVKETLSDGGQVLIFESTRRYAESLAEKLIPVVREYSDENPELSEEILLENDGEMSNKLARCVRFGTAFHHAGLLGYQREIVEEGFKKGRIKVVTATPTLAAGVNLPARRVIIKGIRRYESGMGNVFINVSEYKQMAGRAGRPGLDSHGEALIISKTKNEALELIKRFVMGEPEKVTSKLGSENHLRFHTLSIIAEEIANSEDEIESFFSSTFFAHQNEFTMKWEIKRIILQLVKWDFVNADGSLVATEMGKLVSRLYIDPLTGFIFKEAGKRFSELTDMAILHLICRTPDMELLYLRKSDDWIEDEAGFFKEELTYFPSYYSSEYDWFLKEFKTALMLYDWINERDEDVICGKYGIAPGDVRRIVETAEWLLHALTKMLEFMENPMTARTSKLEERVKHGVKEDLVELVRLKWVGRKRARKLLNAGIKNIEDLHEKRSIAEKLIGRRIVEKILEEAG